A portion of the Streptomyces sp. NBC_01335 genome contains these proteins:
- a CDS encoding DinB family protein has protein sequence MSRSQPKDDLQSYLQEARDALLLKLEGLSEYDARRPLTPTGTNLLGLVKHLSGVELGYFGDTFQRPSEEPFPWLDDGAEDNADMWATEDESREEVVARYRRVWRHSDATIAALPLDAPGTVPWWSEAKREVTLHQILVHVTIETHRHAGHADIVRELIDGGVGYRSQGDNLPEGDAIWWKGYVDRLERTATAFRSDRG, from the coding sequence ATGAGTCGATCACAGCCCAAGGACGATCTGCAGTCCTACCTCCAAGAAGCACGCGACGCCCTTCTGCTGAAGCTGGAGGGGCTCTCGGAATACGACGCCCGTCGCCCTCTGACGCCGACCGGCACCAACCTGCTGGGCCTGGTCAAACATCTCTCGGGGGTCGAACTGGGCTATTTCGGCGACACCTTCCAAAGGCCCTCCGAGGAGCCCTTCCCGTGGCTCGACGACGGAGCCGAGGACAACGCCGACATGTGGGCGACCGAGGACGAGAGCCGCGAGGAGGTCGTCGCCCGTTACCGGCGCGTGTGGCGCCACTCGGACGCCACCATCGCCGCGCTGCCCCTCGACGCACCCGGCACCGTGCCGTGGTGGTCCGAGGCGAAGCGCGAGGTGACGCTCCACCAGATCCTCGTGCACGTGACCATCGAGACCCATCGCCACGCCGGCCACGCCGACATCGTCCGGGAGCTCATCGACGGAGGCGTCGGCTACAGGTCCCAGGGGGACAACCTCCCCGAAGGTGACGCCATCTGGTGGAAGGGGTACGTGGACCGCCTGGAGCGGACCGCGACGGCGTTCCGCTCCGACCGGGGCTGA
- a CDS encoding S1 family peptidase, producing the protein MKHLTILRAGLSALLVVGAWATIGPAPASAADAAPPTSAAASQPASAGLLAAMTKDLGLTPAQAKARLAAEKTATAQEPAARRAAGASYGGSWFDAGAGRLTVGVTDAKAAAAVRATGADTKLVPHTQRSLDRAKSAIDALNAPDGVASWHVDPEAGSVVVEVAAASANDQEVRSFLAEARTAGPVTVRQAAAKPQTLAAGTVGGDPYYTGNVRCSIGFSVNGGFVTAGHCSGAGAAVRGWDGSAIGNFQGSTFPGDDYAWVNVANGWWTVPVVLGWGTVSDQLVRGSAEAPVGASICRSGSTTHWHCGTVLAKNETVNYSQGAVYQMTKTNVCAEGGDSGGSFISGDQAQGVTSGGWGNCTSGGETWYQPINEILSHYGLTLTTA; encoded by the coding sequence TTGAAACATCTGACAATCCTGCGCGCCGGCCTGTCCGCGCTCCTCGTCGTCGGCGCCTGGGCGACGATCGGCCCGGCCCCGGCGTCGGCGGCCGACGCCGCTCCCCCCACGAGCGCCGCCGCCTCGCAACCCGCCTCGGCCGGACTGCTCGCCGCCATGACCAAGGACCTCGGGCTGACGCCCGCGCAGGCCAAGGCCAGGCTCGCCGCGGAGAAGACCGCCACCGCCCAGGAGCCGGCCGCCCGCCGCGCCGCCGGGGCCTCGTACGGAGGGTCCTGGTTCGACGCCGGGGCCGGCAGGCTGACCGTCGGAGTCACCGACGCGAAGGCCGCCGCAGCCGTGCGAGCGACCGGCGCCGACACCAAGCTCGTCCCGCACACCCAACGCTCCCTCGACCGGGCCAAGTCGGCCATCGACGCGCTCAATGCGCCCGACGGCGTCGCGAGCTGGCACGTCGACCCGGAGGCCGGGTCCGTCGTCGTGGAGGTCGCCGCCGCCTCGGCGAACGACCAGGAAGTCCGCTCCTTCCTGGCCGAGGCCCGCACCGCAGGACCTGTGACGGTACGTCAGGCAGCAGCAAAACCGCAGACGTTGGCCGCCGGAACGGTGGGCGGCGACCCCTACTACACCGGCAACGTCCGCTGCTCCATCGGCTTCTCGGTGAACGGCGGGTTCGTCACCGCCGGGCACTGCTCGGGGGCCGGCGCGGCGGTCCGGGGCTGGGACGGATCGGCCATCGGCAACTTCCAGGGATCGACCTTCCCCGGCGACGACTACGCCTGGGTGAACGTCGCCAACGGCTGGTGGACGGTGCCGGTGGTCCTCGGCTGGGGCACCGTCTCCGACCAACTGGTACGCGGATCCGCCGAAGCCCCGGTCGGCGCCTCCATCTGCCGCTCCGGCTCCACCACCCACTGGCACTGCGGCACCGTGCTCGCCAAGAACGAGACGGTCAACTACAGCCAGGGCGCGGTGTACCAGATGACGAAGACCAACGTCTGCGCCGAAGGAGGCGACTCCGGCGGCTCGTTCATCAGCGGCGACCAGGCCCAGGGCGTCACCTCCGGCGGCTGGGGCAACTGCACCAGCGGCGGCGAGACCTGGTACCAGCCGATCAACGAGATCCTCAGCCACTACGGCCTGACGCTCACCACCGCCTGA
- a CDS encoding carboxylesterase family protein yields the protein MDVFTTRPGAVRGRPARWVPLVTAVLGIPYAAPPFGPRRFRGPRPVAEWTGVRPCLTFGPVAPQSAELAAGGPPRNGSRTQEGCARSGARRGCRS from the coding sequence GTGGACGTGTTCACGACGAGGCCCGGTGCGGTGCGGGGCAGGCCGGCCAGGTGGGTTCCCCTCGTCACGGCCGTGCTCGGCATCCCGTACGCGGCACCACCGTTCGGCCCCCGCCGGTTCCGGGGGCCCCGGCCGGTGGCGGAATGGACCGGCGTCCGCCCCTGCCTCACCTTCGGGCCGGTCGCCCCGCAATCGGCCGAACTTGCGGCCGGGGGCCCACCCCGGAACGGGAGTCGTACGCAAGAGGGGTGCGCGCGCTCTGGCGCGCGGCGGGGCTGCCGCTCCTGA
- a CDS encoding GH1 family beta-glucosidase, translated as MNDLNSLPADFTWGVATASYQIEGAVAEDGRSPSIWDTFSHTPGKVAGGDTGDVACDHYHRVPEDIGLIKEVGAGAYRFSLAWPRIVPGGDGPVNKKGLDFYDRLVDGLLGNGITPFATLYHWDLPQVLQDRGGWTVRETAEHFAAYTSAVVERLGDRVKDWATLNEPLCSAWIGHLEGKMAPGLTDITAAVRASYHLHLGHGLAVQAIRAASPGARVGIVNNLSPIEPASDSPADIAAAVRADGHTNRWWLDPIHGRGYPQDMLDLYGVELPIQPGDLETIAAPLDWLGLNYYFRQIVTADESGPVPHARQVPVPGAPVTYMDWEVHAEGLEQLLLRLTEEYGATKIYVTENGSAYQDTVAADGSVHDPERTQYLEQHLAACGRAVAKGAPLAGYFAWSLLDNFEWAYGYDKRFGLVHVDYDTQRRTVKTSGRRYAEIVREQSSGRVADSA; from the coding sequence GTGAACGACCTCAACTCCCTCCCGGCCGATTTCACCTGGGGAGTGGCCACCGCCTCGTACCAGATCGAGGGAGCCGTCGCGGAGGACGGCCGTTCCCCCTCCATCTGGGACACCTTCTCCCACACCCCCGGAAAGGTGGCGGGCGGCGACACCGGCGACGTGGCCTGCGACCACTACCACCGGGTGCCCGAGGACATCGGCCTGATCAAGGAGGTCGGCGCGGGCGCGTACCGCTTCTCGCTGGCCTGGCCGCGCATCGTCCCCGGCGGTGACGGCCCGGTCAACAAGAAGGGCCTGGACTTCTACGACCGACTGGTGGACGGACTCCTGGGCAACGGGATCACCCCCTTCGCCACGCTCTACCACTGGGACCTCCCGCAGGTCCTGCAGGACCGCGGCGGCTGGACGGTCCGCGAGACCGCCGAGCACTTCGCGGCGTACACCTCCGCCGTCGTCGAGCGCCTCGGTGACCGCGTCAAGGACTGGGCGACCCTCAACGAGCCGCTCTGCTCGGCGTGGATCGGCCACCTGGAAGGCAAGATGGCGCCGGGTCTGACCGACATCACGGCCGCCGTCCGCGCCTCGTACCACCTCCACCTCGGCCACGGCCTCGCCGTGCAGGCGATCCGGGCCGCCTCCCCGGGCGCCCGGGTCGGCATCGTCAACAACCTCTCCCCGATCGAGCCGGCGAGCGACAGCCCCGCCGACATCGCGGCGGCCGTCCGCGCCGACGGTCACACCAACCGCTGGTGGCTCGACCCGATCCACGGCCGCGGCTACCCGCAGGACATGCTCGACCTGTACGGAGTCGAACTCCCGATCCAGCCGGGAGACTTGGAGACCATCGCCGCCCCGCTCGACTGGCTGGGCCTGAACTACTACTTCCGTCAGATCGTCACCGCCGACGAGTCGGGCCCCGTCCCGCACGCCCGGCAGGTCCCGGTGCCCGGCGCCCCCGTCACGTACATGGACTGGGAGGTCCACGCGGAGGGCCTGGAGCAGCTGCTGCTCCGCCTGACCGAGGAGTACGGCGCGACCAAGATCTACGTCACCGAGAACGGTTCGGCCTACCAGGACACGGTCGCGGCGGACGGTTCGGTCCACGACCCGGAGCGCACCCAGTACCTGGAGCAGCACCTGGCCGCCTGCGGCCGGGCGGTCGCCAAGGGGGCTCCGCTCGCCGGGTACTTCGCGTGGTCGCTGCTCGACAACTTCGAGTGGGCCTACGGGTACGACAAGCGATTCGGGCTGGTTCACGTCGATTACGACACCCAGCGCCGTACGGTGAAGACCAGTGGGCGCCGCTACGCGGAGATCGTCCGCGAGCAGTCCTCCGGGCGAGTGGCGGACTCCGCCTGA
- a CDS encoding DUF5709 domain-containing protein, whose translation MSDTDRGDDVYQPQPEEASDPDEQLDIEDTLVDSDLSDALDEGYSPPERPWAVDDVGTTGSEQHDGESLDSRLSRELPEVAASDGDGAGDLSDGEGEPWDDEVGTDRAGRITQQADGTVPATLTASDVGVDGAAASAEEAAMHVVPDEEPWLPEWDPATPPDSGPDAVGAESATGPAASEDDPARAR comes from the coding sequence ATGAGCGACACCGACCGGGGGGACGACGTCTATCAGCCCCAGCCGGAGGAGGCGTCCGACCCCGACGAACAGCTGGACATCGAGGACACCCTCGTGGACTCCGACCTCAGCGACGCCCTGGACGAGGGGTACTCGCCGCCCGAGCGGCCGTGGGCCGTGGACGACGTGGGGACCACCGGGTCCGAGCAGCACGACGGGGAGTCGCTCGACAGCAGGCTCTCCCGCGAGCTTCCGGAGGTGGCCGCGAGCGACGGCGACGGAGCCGGGGACCTGTCCGACGGTGAGGGCGAGCCGTGGGACGACGAGGTGGGTACGGACCGTGCCGGCAGGATCACCCAGCAGGCGGACGGGACCGTACCGGCCACGCTCACCGCGAGCGACGTCGGTGTCGACGGTGCTGCGGCCTCCGCCGAGGAGGCGGCCATGCACGTCGTCCCCGATGAGGAGCCGTGGCTCCCCGAGTGGGACCCGGCTACCCCGCCCGACTCCGGTCCGGACGCCGTCGGCGCCGAGTCCGCCACCGGCCCCGCCGCCTCCGAGGACGATCCGGCCCGCGCGCGCTGA
- the cas1 gene encoding CRISPR-associated endonuclease Cas1, producing MLLRHAQHQIHDDVAARLDIARNMVAGKIRNSRWILLRAERDAEPAARLRIRTHADELAAALITTRDAESLDIAMGIEGNAARTYFTALTYALRPSESIPPFTHRNRRPPTDPVNALLSFTYGPLRSLVHGAAEQVGLDPHIGYLHGLRPGKPALALDLMEEFRPVLADRFRLTLLNRRQIRGEHFEVLSGGAVRLTDDGRTTVLGVESPTLGTPHRRPGCPRRSSPRSPGPRPCPPPPRRPTRLPPLDGRVMDLLLTYDVDTTAPEGRRRLRRVATSGATEDRNSATATCAGERPVVAVALRGDRGWQRLVGLVTRAGRCGGGRSPDGRGSQRDTQGAAQTARGMRRSPSGRPRTVTPGGRCSGPPTTRWRSPSGATEDRNFIAHQDR from the coding sequence GTGCTCCTGCGCCACGCCCAGCACCAGATCCACGACGACGTTGCCGCCCGCCTCGACATCGCCCGAAACATGGTCGCCGGGAAGATCCGCAACAGCCGCTGGATCCTCCTCCGCGCCGAACGCGACGCCGAACCCGCGGCACGGCTGAGGATCAGAACCCACGCCGACGAACTCGCCGCAGCCCTCATCACGACGCGCGACGCCGAGTCACTCGACATCGCCATGGGCATCGAAGGCAACGCCGCCCGCACCTACTTCACCGCCCTCACCTACGCACTCCGCCCCTCCGAGAGCATCCCGCCCTTCACCCACCGCAACCGCCGACCACCCACGGACCCTGTCAACGCCCTGCTCTCCTTCACCTACGGACCACTCAGGAGCCTCGTCCACGGAGCCGCCGAACAAGTCGGCCTCGACCCCCACATCGGCTACCTCCACGGCCTGCGTCCCGGAAAACCCGCACTCGCCCTCGACCTCATGGAGGAGTTCCGCCCCGTCCTCGCCGACCGGTTCCGTCTCACCCTGCTCAACCGCCGCCAGATCCGCGGCGAACACTTCGAGGTTCTGAGCGGAGGAGCCGTACGTCTCACCGACGACGGCCGCACCACGGTTCTCGGCGTGGAAAGCCCAACCCTGGGGACACCCCATCGCCGGCCGGGATGTCCCCGCCGGTCTTCTCCCCGTAGTCCAGGCCCGCGTCCTTGCCCGCCACCTCCGCGGCGACCTACCCGCCTACCTCCCCTGGACGGCAGGGTGATGGACCTCCTCCTGACCTACGACGTCGATACCACCGCCCCCGAAGGCCGCCGCAGACTTCGCCGCGTTGCGACCTCCGGGGCGACCGAGGATCGCAACAGCGCCACCGCGACCTGTGCCGGGGAGAGGCCGGTAGTGGCGGTCGCCCTCCGGGGCGACCGAGGATGGCAACGGCTCGTAGGTCTGGTAACCCGAGCCGGACGCTGTGGTGGTGGTCGCTCTCCGGACGGCCGAGGATCGCAACGCGACACACAGGGCGCCGCGCAGACCGCACGCGGCATGCGGCGGTCGCCCTCCGGACGGCCGAGGACCGTAACCCCAGGGGGTCGGTGTAGCGGGCCTCCCACGACCCGGTGGCGGTCGCCCTCCGGGGCGACTGAAGACCGCAACTTCATCGCGCACCAAGATCGGTAG
- the gndA gene encoding NADP-dependent phosphogluconate dehydrogenase has protein sequence MTGTTPTGTAQIGVTGLAVMGRNLARNFARNGLTVAVHNRTTAKTDALVDEFGGEGDFVAARSPQEFVDALERPRRLVVMVKAGEPTDAVIQEFAPLLEKGDVIIDGGNAHFEDTRRREKELRERGLHFVGTGISGGEEGALNGPSIMPGGSAESYESLGPLLEKIAARAEDGTPCTTHIGPDGAGHFVKMVHNGIEYADMQLISEAYHLLRAVAGYSPAQIADIFRTWNTGRLGSYLIEITAEVLSHVDAATGKPFVDVVLDQAEQKGTGRWTVQIALDLGVPVSGIAEAVFARSVSGHAGLRDASRTLAGPTARKLGEDEAAAFADQVEQALYASKIVAYTQGFHEISAGSEEYDWDIDLGRVASIWRGGCIIRAAFLDRITSAYEAQPRMPSLLSDKSFAEEIASAQDDWRHVIATAVTQGVPTPAFAATLAYYDSLRAERLPAALTQGQRDYFGAHTYHRTDRDGTFHTLWGGDKTEVES, from the coding sequence ATGACCGGCACCACCCCGACCGGCACCGCTCAGATCGGCGTGACAGGACTCGCGGTGATGGGCCGCAACCTCGCCCGGAACTTCGCCCGCAACGGTCTCACCGTCGCCGTGCACAATCGCACGACCGCGAAGACCGACGCCCTGGTGGACGAGTTCGGCGGCGAGGGGGACTTCGTCGCCGCGCGCTCGCCGCAGGAGTTCGTCGACGCCCTGGAGCGGCCCCGGCGGCTGGTCGTCATGGTGAAGGCGGGTGAGCCCACGGACGCCGTGATCCAGGAGTTCGCGCCCCTGCTGGAGAAGGGCGACGTCATCATCGACGGCGGCAACGCCCATTTCGAGGACACCCGGCGCCGCGAGAAGGAGCTGCGCGAGCGCGGGCTGCACTTCGTCGGCACGGGCATCTCCGGCGGTGAGGAGGGCGCGCTGAACGGGCCGAGCATCATGCCGGGCGGTTCGGCGGAGTCGTACGAGTCGCTGGGACCGCTGCTGGAGAAGATCGCGGCGCGTGCCGAGGACGGCACACCGTGCACCACCCACATCGGCCCGGACGGCGCGGGGCACTTCGTGAAGATGGTGCATAACGGCATCGAGTATGCGGACATGCAGCTCATCTCCGAGGCATACCACCTGCTCCGCGCCGTGGCCGGGTACTCCCCCGCGCAGATCGCGGACATCTTCCGCACCTGGAACACCGGGCGCCTGGGCTCCTACCTCATCGAGATCACCGCTGAGGTGCTCTCACACGTCGATGCGGCGACCGGCAAGCCCTTCGTGGACGTCGTGCTCGACCAGGCGGAGCAGAAGGGCACCGGCCGCTGGACCGTGCAGATCGCCCTCGACCTGGGCGTTCCCGTCTCGGGTATCGCCGAGGCCGTCTTCGCGCGCTCCGTCTCCGGCCACGCCGGTCTCCGGGACGCCTCACGTACCCTCGCGGGTCCGACCGCCCGCAAGCTGGGTGAGGACGAGGCGGCTGCCTTCGCCGACCAGGTCGAGCAGGCCCTGTACGCATCGAAGATCGTCGCCTACACGCAGGGCTTCCACGAGATCTCGGCCGGCAGCGAGGAGTACGACTGGGACATCGACCTGGGCAGGGTCGCCTCGATCTGGCGCGGCGGATGCATCATCCGGGCCGCGTTCCTCGACAGGATCACCAGCGCCTACGAGGCCCAGCCCCGGATGCCGAGCCTCCTCTCCGACAAGAGCTTCGCCGAAGAGATCGCCAGCGCCCAGGACGACTGGCGCCACGTGATCGCCACCGCAGTCACCCAGGGCGTCCCCACCCCCGCCTTCGCCGCCACCCTCGCCTACTACGACTCCCTGCGCGCCGAACGCCTGCCCGCCGCCCTCACCCAGGGCCAGCGCGACTACTTCGGCGCACACACCTACCACCGCACCGACCGGGACGGCACCTTCCACACCCTCTGGGGCGGCGACAAGACCGAAGTCGAAAGCTGA